The following is a genomic window from Aquipuribacter nitratireducens.
TCTCGGCGGCGTCGTCGAGCACGCGGGCGCCGGCCGGCAGGCCCCGCTCCCCCAGCACGACCCGCAGGGGCTGCCGCGCCAGCGGCTCGGTGGGCCGGGCGGGGTCCCGCGTCGTGAGCCACGGGTCGTCGACGATCGCGGTCCCCGTGCCGACGAGGACGGCGTCGGCCGTGGCCCGGCGACGGTGCACGTCGGCGCGGGCGGCGACACCGGTGAGCCAGCGGCTCGTGCCGTCGGCCGCGGCGACCCGGCCGTCGAGGGTCGCGGCCCACTTGAGGGTGACGAAGGGCCTGCCCGTGCTGACGGCGTGCCGCCAGTACCGGGTGAGGGCGAGGGCCTCGTCGCGGTGGGGCCCGGCGACGACCTCGACCCCGGCGGCGCGCAGGGTGCGCGCGCCCCCGGCGGCCCGGGGGTCGGGGTCCTCGACGGCGACGACGACGCGTCGGACGCCGGCGGCGAGCAGCGCGCGGCTGCACGGCCCGGTCCGGCCCCGGTGGTTGCAGGGCTCGAGCGTGACGACCGCGGTGGCCCCGTGCGTGTCGCGGCCCTGGCGCTGCGCGTCGGCGAGGGCGGCGACCTCGGCGTGCGCCGTCCCGGCGCCCTCGTGGTGGCCCTCCCCCAGGACCCGGCCGTCGGCGTCGAGGAGCACGCACCCGACGCGGGGGTTGGGGCCGTGCGCGGGACCGTGCGCGGCGAGCGCGAGGGCGCGCCGCATCGCCTCGTCCTCGTGCGCCGTCGTGGCCCCGGTGGTCATCGCCTGCTGCCGTCCCGTCCGTCCGCTGCTGCGCGGGCTCCGGGGGACGGTGGTGCGGGTGCACCGACGACGCGGCCCGCTCCTCGGGCCCTCGCGGGCGCCGGGTCGCGGCCACGCCAGCGCGCGCCTCCCATCCGGACTCTCACCGTCGGTCCTGGAGTTCCACCAGGTCAACCGGCCGTTGGCTGCGGTCGGGTCGCGGACTGTCACCGCCGGTTCGGAATTGCACCGACCCCGGAGCACGCTGTGTGTCGACACCAGCATGCCACGGGCGGGCGGGCTCCCGCCCGCCCGCCCGTGGCGGTTCGCCGCTGCGCCTAGCCGCTCGTGCTGCGTCTGCGCGAGATCGCGTCGACGCTCGCCGCGAGCAGCAGGACGAGACCCGTGACGACGAACTGGATACCGGACTCGCTCGTCACGAGCGGCAGCCCGTTCTGGATGATGCCGATGACGAGACCACCGAGGACGGCGCTCGCGATGAAACCGCGACCGCCGAACAGGGAGGTGCCGCCGATGACGGCCGCCGCGACGGCGAAGAGCAGGGTCTGCGCACCGCCGGTGCCGGGGTCGACACCGCCGAGTCGCGAGGCGAGCAGGATGCCGCCGAACGCCGCGAGGCTCGAGGAGATCATGAAGCAGAGGATCGTGATCCCCTGCACGCTGATGCCGGCGCGGCGGGCGGCCTCCTTGTTGCCGCCGACGGCGTAGACGTGCCGGCCGAAGGCCGTGCGGTTGAGCAGGAGGCTGAGGCCGATGAGGGCGACGGTCGTGATGGGGAGGATGTACGGCACGCCCCGGATGGACGTCGCCGCCGGGTTGGGTGAGCGCTCGCCGCTCAGCACGAGCACGACGATGCCGAGGACGACGAGCAGCCCGACGGCGCCGGCCCAGAACGTGGCGGCCGGGCCCGGGTCCAGGCCGGCCCGCGACCGGGCTCGACGTCGCAGCAGGCCCATGACGACGAAGAAGCCGACGACGAGCGCGAGGTAGACCCACCCTCCGGCGATGGACATGTTGGCGTTCATGAGGGCCCGCACCTCCTCGGAGTTGCGGACCGGGATGGTGCCGCCGCTGCCGATGACGAGGAGGATGACGCCCTGGAGGGCGAGGAACGCCGCGAGGGTCACGACGAACGACGGGATGCCGAGGAAGGCGACGATCGACCCGAGCGTGAGACCGATGAGCGTGCCGACGAGCACCGCGACGAGCATCGCGAGGTACGGCGGCCAGCCCTGCTGGGTGACCAGGACCGCGAGGACGGCGGCACCCGTGCCGGCCGTGAAGCCGGCCGACAGGTCGATCTCGCCGAGGAGCAGGACGAACACGAGCCCCATGGCGATGAAGATGACGGCCGCGGACTGCGCGAGCAGGTTGCCGAAGTTGAAGGCGGTGTTGAACACCCCGGGCCGGGCGATCGTGAAGAGCAGGAACAGCACGACGATGCCGAGCACCGAGCTGAGCATGCCGATGTCGCCGGAGCGCACGCGCGCCCCGTAGGCGCCGAAGGCCTCCTTGAGCGCGTTCACGCTGCACCACCGTTCTCCGCGTCGGCGTCGCGCAGCCCGATGTCGCCGCTGCGGCCGCTCGTGATGAGCTCGACGATCTGCGCCGTCGTCGTGTCCTTCGCCTTGATCTGCGCCGCGGTCTGACCGAGGTAGAGGGCGACGACCCGGTCGGCGACCTTGATGACGTCGTTCATGTTGTGGCTGATGAGGATGACGGCGAGGCCGCGGTCGGCGAGCCGCCGCACGAGGTTGAGGACCTGCTCCGTCTGCGCGACGCCGAGGGCGGCCGTCGGCTCGTCGAGGATGACGACCTTGCTGTTCCACAGCACGGCACGGGCGATGGCGACGGTCTGCCGCTGCCCGCCCGAGAGGGACGACACCTTCGTGCGGACCGACTTCAGGGTCCGTACCGAGAGACCGTCGAGGGTCTCCCGGGCCGACTTCTCCATCGACGCCTCGTCGAGGGTGATGCCCGTCCGGTTCTCGCGGCCGAGGTACATGTTGGCGACGACGTCGAGGTTGTCGCACAGCGCGAGGTCCTGGTACACGACCTCGATCCCCAGCGCGTTCGCCTGCTTGGGGTTCTCGACCTTCACCGGCCGGCCCTCGAACAGGTACTCCCCCGCGTCGAAGGCGTGGATGCCCGCGACCGACTTGACGAGCGTCGACTTGCCGGCGCCGTTGTCGCCGACGAGGGCCGTCACCTCCCCCCGGTGGGCCTCGAAGTCGACCCCCTTCAGCACGTGCACCGCCCCGAAGTGCTTGTCCACCTTGCGGAGCTCGAGCACCGGTGTGCCCGATCCCGCGTCCTCTGGCGCCATCCTCGGTCCTCCTCGACCGTCGTGGGTTGTGTGGTGCGGAGGTGTCCCTCGCGGGACGCGGGGACGGGGGCCGCGGGCAGTGCCCGGGCCCCCGTCACCAGCGGTGGGTCAGCCGACCCCGAACTCCTCGCACGCGGCCTGGAGCTCCTCGGTGGTGCAGATGTTCTCGGCCGTGGTGAACCCGTCGGCGACGACGTCCTGGACGTTGTCCTGGTAGATCGCCTGGGGCTCGAGGAGGACCGACGGGACGCCGCTGACGTCGCCGGTGGCGAGCTCGTCCGCCGCGGCCGTGTCGCCGTTGATGAGGGCGATGGCGAGCTCCGCGGCGGCTTCGGCCTCGGCGCGGACGGCCTTGTAGACCGTCATGCACTGGGTGCCCTGCAGCACGCGCTGCAGGCCCTCGTCGGTGGCGTCCTGCCCGGTGACAGGGATCTGGCCGGCGAGGCCGTTGCGCTCGAGGACGGAGATCACCGCGCCGCCGAGGCCGTCGTTGGCAGCGGCGACACCGACGAAGTCACCGCCGGTGTTCGTGAAGATCTGCTCGAAGATCGTGGCGGCCTGGGTGTTGTCCCAGCCGGGGACGGCCTGGTCGTCGGCGATGCCGTAGCCGGCCTCGGTGATCGCGGCCTCGTAGCCCTCCTTGAAGAGGGTCGCGTTGTTGTCGTCGGGCGAGCCGTTGAGGAGCACGACGTCGCCCTCGGTGACGCCGTCCTCCTGCAGGCACGTGACGAGGCCCTCGCCGATGGTGGTGCCGACCGCGACGTTGTCGAACGACACGTAGTAGTCGGCGTTGCCGTCGACGGTGAGCCGGTCGTAGTCGATGACGGGGATGCCCGCCGCCTGCGCGTCGGCGATGACCGTCGCGCCGCTCGAGGAGTCGAGGTTGACGATGAGGAGCGCGTCGACCCCGGCGTTGATCATGCCGTCGGCGATGGTCTGGAACTGCTGGGCGTCGCCCTCGGCGTTCTGGATGTCGGCCTCGATGCCGGCCGCCTCGAAGGCCTCCTGGAGGAACGGGCGGTCGGCGGTCTCCCACCGGACCGAGCTGGCGGAGTCCGGCAGGATCACGCCGACGCTGGCGCCCTCGGCCGAGCCGCCGCCTGCGGCGTCGTCGGTCGCCGCGTCCGTCGCGGCGCCGCCGCCGGCGTCGACGCTCGCGTCGTCGGTCGTGCCGCCGTCGTCGCCGCCGCCGCACGCGCTGGCGACGAGGGCGAGCGCGACACCGGTCGCGGCCACCACTGCACGGGTACTTCTCATGGGTCGAGCCTCCTAGTGCGACAGTGCACCGCGGGCGTGGCCGCTGCGCCCGCGAGCGGCGTCGCTCGCGGTAGCAGCCCGGACCGGCCCTCGGGGTCCCGGATGGGTGTCCCGAACGGTAAGCGCGTACATGGCCCGTGGCCAGCACCGCTGCATAACGGTTCGGTCACACAACTAATCGCGCCCGGTATGCCCGGTGGCCGCGTCCCGCGGGGCCCGTGTGGGCCCCGCGGGACGTCGTGTCAGGCCCCGACGAGGCTGCGGAGGACGTACGGCAGGATCCCCCCGTTGCGGTAGTAGTCCGCCTCCCCCGGCGTGTCGATGCGGACGACGGCGTCGAGCTCGACGGTCTCGCCCGACTCCTTCGTCGCCGTCACGCGTACGGTCCGCGGGGTCGCGCCGTCGTTGAGGCCCTCCACGCCCGTGACGTCGAAGGTCTCGGTGCCGTCGAGGCCGAGCGAGGTCGCCGACTCGCCCTCGGGGAACTGCAGCGGCAGCACGCCCATCCCGATGAGGTTCGACCGGTGGATGCGCTCGAAGCTCTCGGCGATGACGACCTTAACACCCAGCAGCGCCGTGCCCTTCGCCGCCCAGTCCCGGCTGGAGCCCGAGCCGTACTCCTTGCCTGCGAGCACGACGAGGGGCGTGCCCGCCTCGGCGTAGTGCTGCGCGGCGTCGTAGATGAACGCCTGCTCGCCGCCCGCCGTGAAGTCGCGGGTGTAGCCGCCGCTCACGCCGTCGAGCAGGAGGTTGCGCAGCCGGATGTTGGCGAAGGTGCCGCGGATCATCACCTCGTGGTTGCCGCGGCGGGAGCCGTAGGAGTTGTAGTCCTTGCGCTCGACCCCGTGCTCGTCGAGGTACTGCGCGGCCGGGGTGCCGGGCTTGATCGCACCGGCCGGGCTGATGTGGTCCGTCGTCACCGAGTCGCCGAGCAGGGCCAGCACCCGGGCGCCGTGGACGTCCTGGACCGGTGCGGGGTCGGCGGCCATGCCGTCGAAGTACGGGGGCTTGCGCACGTAGGTGGAGCCCGCGTCCCACGCGAACGTGTCGCCCTCGGGGGTCGGGAGCTCCTGCCAGCGGCGGTCACCGGCGAACACGTCGGAGTAGCCGGAGGCGAACATGCCCTCGTCGATCGTCGAGTCGATGACCTGCTGCACCTCCTCCGGGGAGGGCCAGATGTCGTCGAGCATGACGGGCGCACCGGACTCGTCGTGCCCCACGGGCTCGGCGGCGAAGTCGAAGTCCATGGTCCCGACCAGGGCGTACGCCACGACCAGGGGTGGCGAGGCGAGGTAGTTCATCTTGACGTCGGGGTTGATCCGGCCCTCGAAGTTGCGGTTGCCGGACAGCACGCTGACGACGGCGAGGTCGTTGGCCTGCACGACCTGGCTCACCTCGCTCGGCAGCGGCCCGGAGTTGCCGATGCACGTCGTGCAGCCGTACCCGACGAGGTTGAAGCCGAGCTTGTCGAGGTACGGCGTGAGCCCCGCCTTCTCGTAGTAGTCCATGACGACCTTGGAGCCGGGCGCGAGGGAGGTCTTGACCCACGGCTTGCGGGCGAGGCCCTTCTCGACGGCCTTCTTCGCCAGCAGCGCCGCCCCGACCATGACCGACGGGTTCGACGTGTTCGTGCAGCTCGTGATCGCGGCGATGACGACGGCGCCGTGGTCGAGCTCGGTCTCGGTGCCGTCGGCGAGGGTGAGGGGGACCCGCTTCGACACCCGCCCCTGCGCCGGCGGCCGGGCGCCGCCCTGCGCGGGCTCCTCGTGCGCGGCCTCGGCGCTGACGGCCGGGGCGTCGGAGGCGGGGAAGCTCTCGGCGGACGCCTCGTCGGCGAGGCTCGTCTGGCCCTCGTCCGTCTCGTGGTCGGCGTAGTCCGGCAGCACGAGGCGGAAGGCGTCCCGGGCGTCGCTGAGCGCGATGCGGTCCTGCGGGCGCTTGGGCCCGGCGATGCTCGGCACGACCTGCGAGAGGTCGAGCTCGAGGTACTCGCTGTAGCGCGGCTCGACGTAGCCGTCGGCCGACGGGTCGTGCCACAGGCCCTGGGCGCGGGCGTACGCCTCCACGAGCGCGACCTGCTGCTCGCTGCGGCCGGTGAGGCGCAGGTACTGCGTCGTCACCTCGTCGACGGGGAAGATCGCGCACGTGGACCCGAACTCCGGGCTCATGTTCCCGATCGTCGCCCGGTTCGCCAGCGGCACGGCCGCGACGCCCTCGCCGTAGAACTCGACGAACTTCCCGACCACGCCGTGCTGCCGCAGCATCTCGGTGATCGTGAGGACGACGTCGGTGGCCGTGACGCCGGTGGGGATGGAGCCGGTGAGCTTGAACCCGACGACCCGCGGGATGAGCATCGACACGGGCTGGCCGAGCATCGCGGCCTCGGCCTCGATGCCGCCGACGCCCCAGCCGAGCACCCCGATCCCGTTGATCATGGTGGTGTGGGAGTCGGTCCCGACGAGGGTGTCGGGGTAGGCGACGGTGGCGCCGTCCACGTCCTTCGTCATGACGCCTCGGGCCAGGTGCTCGAGGTTGACCTGGTGGACGATCCCGGTGCCGGGCGGCACGACCTTGAAGCCCTCGAAGGCCGTCTGGCCCCAGCGGAGGAACTGGTAGCGCTCCCGGTTGCGCTCGTACTCCAGCTCGATGTTGAGCGACAGGGACTCCGGCGTGCCGAAGCTGTCGACGATGACGGAGTGGTCGATGACGAGCTCGGCCGGTGCCAGCGGGTTGATGCGCGCGGGGTCGCCGCCGAGGTCGACGACGGCCTCACGCATCGTCGCGAGGTCGACGATGCACGGCACGCCCGTGAAGTCCTGCATGACGACGCGGGCCGGCGTGAACTGGATCTCCGTGTCGGGCTCCGCCTCGGCGTCCCACGCTCCGAGGGCGCGGACGTGGTCGGCGGTGACGTTCGCGCCGTCCTCGGTGCGCAGGAGGTTCTCCAGCAGCACCTTGAGGCTGTACGGCAGGTCCCGCGCGCCCTCGACCGCGTCGAGCCGGTAGTAGTCGTAGCGCTCCTCCCCCACCTCCAGGGTGTCGCGGGAGGAGAAGCTGTCGGGGTTCTGGCCTGCGCTCATGGGCGGTCCCTCCAGGCGTCGGTGCGTCCGTCCATCCTGCCCCAGTCGTGGGACGGGCGTCGGACGAGGTCTCTTGACGTCAAGATATCAGGTGGGCTCCTCGGGGAGGAAGAGCGCCACGCACTCGACGTGGTGCGTCATGGGGAACGCGTCGAGGGCCCGCAGGTCCGCGAGCCGGTACCCGCGCGCCGCCAGCAGCCCGGTGTCGCGGCCGAGGGCCGCGGGGTCGCAGCTGACGACGACGAGGCGCCGCGGACCGAGCGCGCGCACCCGGTCGAGGACGGCGGCGCCGGCCCCCGCCCGTGGCGGGTCGAGGACGACGACGTCCGCGGCGGACGGCACGCCCGCCCGCTCGTGCTCGTCCTGCTCGTCCTGCTCGTCCTGCTCGAGCGCGGCCTCGACCCGGCGCTCGACCACGGTGACGTTCGGGTGGTCGTGGGCGTTGCGCCGCAGGTCCGCGGCGCCGCGGGGGTCGGACTCGACGGACACGACCCGACCGCTGTCGCCCGTGTCGGCCGCCAGGGCGAGGCTCAGCAGACCGGCGCCCGCGTAGAGGTCGAGGACGGTGTCGCCGGGACGCGTCGCGGCGAGCTCCCGGACCAGCCGCACGAGCGTGTCGGCCGCGGCGTGGTGCACCTGCCAGAACCCGTCCCCGGACACCCGGAAGGTGCCGACCCCCGCGACGTCGTGGCGGACCCACGTGCGCCCGGCGACCCGGTGCCCCCCGCCGAGCACGAGGCCGAGGGCGTCGACACGGGGCAGCCGCGGTGGCCGGGCGGCGGTCCCTGCGCCGCCGCCCCGGTGCTGCCGGCGGTCCCGTCCGGACCCCCTCGACGGTCGCGGCGGGTCGGCGCGGACGACGGCCCCGTCCTCCCCCGCCTGCACCGAGACGGAGGCGACGCCCGGCCAGGGCAGTCGCGTGACGCCGGTCGCGTCGACGTCGTCGGCGACCAGCGGGCAGCGCTCGACCGGCAGGACCGTGTGCTCGCGGTGGGGGTGGAAGCCGACGCGACCGGCCGGGTCGACGCTGTAGCGCACGCGGGTGCGCCAGCCGAGGCCGGTCTCCTCCCCCGGTTCGCGCCCCGGCTCGGGCAGCGCCGCCACCACGAGCGGGTGCCCGGTCGCGGCCTCGACGTCCGTGCCGCCGAGGCGGGCCAGCTGCTCGGTGACGACGGCGGCCTTGAGGCGGCGCTGCTCGTCGAGCCGCACGTGCTGGAAGTCGCAGCCGCCGCAGCGGCCCGGCCCCGCGTACGGGCAGGGCGGCTCGACCCGCGCCGGCGAGGCCTCGAGGACCGCCACGGCGTCGCCGCGCCAGTAGCGCGCCGCGGGGTCGGCCTCGGTGAGGCGGACGCGCACCCGCTCGCCCGGGATCGCGTGCCGGACGAAGACGACGCGACCGGCCGGGTCGTCACCGACGCGCGCGACGACGTGCCCGCCGTGCGCGACGGGGCCGGCCGTGAGCTCGAGCAGCTCCGGGACCGCCTCCGTCACGGGTGCCGCTCGATGTCGCGGTCCGCCGCACCCGCGCGCGACGCCTCCTGGACGAGGCTGCGGTCGGCGGCGGCCCTGGCGGCGAGGTCGCCCTCCTCGATGCTGCTGCGCAGCTGGTACGGCACGCTCACGACCATGACGCCCGGCGTCGCCGCGAGGCGCGCCCGCAGCCACAGGTTGGACCGGTTGTGGAGCACCGCCTCCCACCAGTGCGCGACGACGTACTCGGGGAGGAAGACCGTGACGGCGTCCCGCGGACCCTTCGCCCGGACCGCCTTCACGTGCTCGACGAGGGGCTTCGCGACCTCCCGGTACGGCGAGTCGAGCACCCGCAGCGGCACGGGGACCTTGCGCCGGGCCCACTCCTCGCTCAGCTCCCGCGCCGCCTCCTGGTCGACGGCCACCGTCACCGCCTCGAGCGTCGAGGGGCGGGTGGCGCGCGCGTAGGCGAGCGCACGGGTCGTCGGGCGGTGCAGCCGCGACACGAGGACCACGGCGTGGACGCGTGCCGGCATGGTCTCGGGCGCCTCGTCGGCGGGGATCGCCGTCTCGCGGGACACGAGGTCGTAGTGACCGCGGACCCGGTGCATGCCGACACCGAGGGCCGCGACGACGAGCAGCGTCGCCCAGGCGCCGTTGGGGACCTTCGCCACCACGAGGACGAGGAGCGTGAGGCCCGTGCACGTCGCCGCCACGGCCGCCACGGCCGTGCCGAGCCGGGGCACCCAGCGGCGCGTGCGGCGGCTGCGGCCCTGCCGGAGCCGCCAGTGGCGCACCATGCCGAGCTGGGCGAGCGTGAAGCTCGTGAAGAGGCCGATGAGGTAGAGGTCGAGGAGCGGACCCACCCGGGCCTCCAGGACGAGGAGCATCGTCACGGCGCCGAGCGAGAGGGCGAGGATGCCGTTGCTGTAGGCGAGGCGGTCACCGCGACGGGCCAGCTGCCGCGGCAGGTAGCCCGCCTCGGCGAGGGTGGCGGCGAGCAGCGGGAAGCCGTTGAACGCGCTGTTGGCCGCGGTGAGGAGCGCGAGGACGGTCGCGACGGTGACGAGCACCGCGCCGACGCTCCCGGCGCCGAAGACCGCCTGCGAGAGCTGGGTGAGGACGCTCTGCTGCGTGTACTCCTCGCACGGCACCGGCAGGCCCTGCAGGTCGCACGGGTCGCGCGTCACCGTCACCCCGCTCACGACGGCGAGGGTGACGACCCCGGCGATGAGGGCGATGCTGAGCCCGCCGACCGCGAGCAGGGTCACGGCCGCGTTGCGCCCCTTGGGCGCCCGGAAGGCGGGGACGCCGTTCGCGGTGGCGTCGACCCCGGCCAGGGCCGCCCCGCCGCTGGCGAACGCGCGGAGGACGACGAGGGCGAGGGCGACGGCCGTGAGGTCCGTGCCGCGGTCCACATCGAAGTCCGCGCTCACCGCCACGGGGCCCTCCCCGCCCGCCCACCGCACGAGGCCGACCGTGACGAGGACGGCGACCGCGAGCACGAACCCGTACACGGGCACCATCGCGGACCAGCCGGCCTCGCGGCGCCCGCGCAGGTTGACCGCCGCGACGACGAGCACCGAGGCGACCGCGAGCGGGATCCGGCCGTCGTCGAGCACCGGGAGGGCGGACACGAGGTTGTCGACGGCGGCGGCGACGGCCACGGCGACCGTGAGGGTGTAGTCGACGAGCAGCGACGCGGCGGCGACGAGCCCCGCCCGGGGACCGAGGTTCCGCGAGGCGACGGCGAAGGAGCCGCCGCCGCCGGGGTAGGCGCGCACGAGCGGGCCGTACGACACCACGACGATGGCGATGACCACGCAGACGGCGAGGGCGACCTCGGGCGCCAGGACGAGCAGCGCGGTGCCGCCGAGGGCGAGGATGACGAGGATCTCCTGCGTCGCCCACGCGACCGAGGAGACGGGGTCGGCGGCGAACACCGGCAGGGCCAGGCGCTTGGGCAGCAGGGTGTCATCGGCGCTGCTGGAGGGCCTCGCGCGCCCGAGCAGGATCCGTTTGGGCACGGCGAGGAGCGAGGCCACGCGCCGATGCTAGGCCCCGCTACCGTGGCCCCGTGCACTTCGTCGTCATGGGCTGCGGGCGCGTCGGGGCCCGGCTCGCGCACGACGTGGAGGAGCAGGGCCACTCGGTCGCCGTCGTCGACCAGAACCCCGACTCGTTCCGTCGGCTCGGGCCGGACTTCTCCGGGCGGACCGTCGCCGGCATCGGCTTCGACCGCGACACCATGCTGCGCGCCGGGGTCGACGAGGCCTACGCCTTCGCCGCCGTCAGCAGCGGGGACAACTCCAACATCATCGCCGCCCGGGTCGCCCGCGAGACCTACGGGGTGCAGCGCGTCGTCGCGCGCATCTACGACCCGGGCCGCGCCGAGGTGTACCGCCGGCTCGGCATCGCGACGGTCGCGACGGTGCCGTGGACGTCCCGGGAGATCATCGCCGAGCTGCTGCCCACCGACAGCAGCGCCCTGTGGCAGGACGAGGCGGGCCGGGTCGCGCTCGTGGAGCTCGGTCCCCACGGATCGTGGTTCGGGCGCCCGCTGGAGGACCTCGAGCGCGCGACCGGTGCGCGGGTCGCGTACCTCACCCGGCTCGGGCACGCGCTGCTGCCGGCGACCGGGACGGTCCTGCAGGACGGTGACCGGGTGTTCGCGGCGGTGGAGCTCGCGCGCCGCCGGGCCGCGATCGACGCGGCCGCCGCCGAGGCGGAGGTGGAGGCGTGAGGGTCGTCATCGCCGGGGCGGGGAGCGTCGGGCGCTCCATCGCCCGGGAGCTCATCCACAACGGGCACCAGGTCCTGCTCGTCGACCGCCTGTCGAAGGCGGACCGCATGAAGGACACCCTCGAGCGCGCCGAGTTCCTCTACGCGGACGCGTGCGAGATCCAGTCCCTCGACGAGGCCCGCGTCGACACGTGCGACGTCCTCGTCGCGGCGACCGGCGACGACAAGGCCAACCTCGTGGTGTCCCTCCTCGGCAAGACCGAGTACGGCGTGCCGCGCACGGTCGCGCGGGTCAACAACCCCCGCAACGAGTGGCTGTTCGACAGCGGCTGGGGGGTCGACGTCGCGGTGTCGACGCCGCGCCTCATGACGGCGCTCGTCGAGGAGGCCGTGGAGGTCGGCGAGATGGTGCGGCTGTTCCAGCTGCAGCAGAGCTCCGCGTCGCTGTTCGAGTTCACGGTGCCCGCGGCCTCGCCGGTCGCCGGGACGCCGCTGCGGACGGTGTCGCTGCCCGCGGACACCGTCATCACGTGCATCGTCCGCGACCACCGGCCCGTCGCCCCCTCGGGCGACGACACCGTCGAGGCCGGCGACGAG
Proteins encoded in this region:
- a CDS encoding APC family permease, whose translation is MASLLAVPKRILLGRARPSSSADDTLLPKRLALPVFAADPVSSVAWATQEILVILALGGTALLVLAPEVALAVCVVIAIVVVSYGPLVRAYPGGGGSFAVASRNLGPRAGLVAAASLLVDYTLTVAVAVAAAVDNLVSALPVLDDGRIPLAVASVLVVAAVNLRGRREAGWSAMVPVYGFVLAVAVLVTVGLVRWAGGEGPVAVSADFDVDRGTDLTAVALALVVLRAFASGGAALAGVDATANGVPAFRAPKGRNAAVTLLAVGGLSIALIAGVVTLAVVSGVTVTRDPCDLQGLPVPCEEYTQQSVLTQLSQAVFGAGSVGAVLVTVATVLALLTAANSAFNGFPLLAATLAEAGYLPRQLARRGDRLAYSNGILALSLGAVTMLLVLEARVGPLLDLYLIGLFTSFTLAQLGMVRHWRLRQGRSRRTRRWVPRLGTAVAAVAATCTGLTLLVLVVAKVPNGAWATLLVVAALGVGMHRVRGHYDLVSRETAIPADEAPETMPARVHAVVLVSRLHRPTTRALAYARATRPSTLEAVTVAVDQEAARELSEEWARRKVPVPLRVLDSPYREVAKPLVEHVKAVRAKGPRDAVTVFLPEYVVAHWWEAVLHNRSNLWLRARLAATPGVMVVSVPYQLRSSIEEGDLAARAAADRSLVQEASRAGAADRDIERHP
- a CDS encoding potassium channel family protein, giving the protein MHFVVMGCGRVGARLAHDVEEQGHSVAVVDQNPDSFRRLGPDFSGRTVAGIGFDRDTMLRAGVDEAYAFAAVSSGDNSNIIAARVARETYGVQRVVARIYDPGRAEVYRRLGIATVATVPWTSREIIAELLPTDSSALWQDEAGRVALVELGPHGSWFGRPLEDLERATGARVAYLTRLGHALLPATGTVLQDGDRVFAAVELARRRAAIDAAAAEAEVEA
- a CDS encoding potassium channel family protein; amino-acid sequence: MRVVIAGAGSVGRSIARELIHNGHQVLLVDRLSKADRMKDTLERAEFLYADACEIQSLDEARVDTCDVLVAATGDDKANLVVSLLGKTEYGVPRTVARVNNPRNEWLFDSGWGVDVAVSTPRLMTALVEEAVEVGEMVRLFQLQQSSASLFEFTVPAASPVAGTPLRTVSLPADTVITCIVRDHRPVAPSGDDTVEAGDELMILTTPEQEADLAALLATWRGDQA